A region from the Fusarium musae strain F31 chromosome 1, whole genome shotgun sequence genome encodes:
- a CDS encoding hypothetical protein (BUSCO:EOG09261YRA), whose translation MPLFSSPKDSSEDRPNGTNGSARINDPEEGEQAVPDEHTRLLPNRVNSTQPGLLDPDDPAVSPYNLWSIRALRYLTIAFTLITLVWWILLLVSTFVTPPGIGTRGSPWFAFGFATWTLANLIFTLLFFEVPSKSVRILAIFISGVILLDMVLILSVQKTRYEEGWVGAATVIWALLTSLWTLVVDRTVKWGKAEEEERLTGRAETRRTLFEWSEVMISTVAYAIMSVAVFLITLTIILRALDAGVPHPGKLYPVDNGKYRIHVYCHGNKTDSKGNDLPTVLFEAGERTVEYDFWGFADNAVKNGSISRYCFADRPGYGWSDNAPSPSSAGFVVDTLGEALAGAGESGPWILASAGIGSIYSRVFSARHGDHIKGLLLVDPLHEDLLDDVASPGRGFVLWLWGVISPLGLDRIPGAIFRGRTSRDRVHGRSAQQNGKFIFAKLQESLVAGSFTRRDALTSRQIQDKDTPLVVISSGKHIKDSHTWEKKQRDLTKLTKNLKNWDIVDGAPHEVWRTLEGRQKIEKRLKELVHA comes from the exons ATGCCTCTATTCTCATCCCCAAAAGACTCAAGCGAAGACAGACCAAACGGTACAAATGGATCTGCTCGTATCAACGACCCCGAGGAGGGTGAACAGGCTGTGCCAGATGAGCACACTCGACTACTCCCAAACCGcgtcaactcaactcagcCTGGCCTACTTGACCCCGATGATCCCGCAGTCTCGCCCTATAACCTCTGGAGCATCCGAGCTCTGCGATACTTGACAATTGCTTTTACCCTCATAACGCTCGTTTGGTGGATTCTGCTTCTTGTCTCTACTTTTGTGACGCCCCCTGGCATTGGAACTCGTGGCAGCCCTTGGTTTGCTTTCGGATTCGCGACGTGGACACTTGCAAATCTCATCTTTAcacttcttttcttcgagGTGCCATCCAAGTCTGTCAGGAttcttgccatcttcattTCT GGCGTTATACTCCTCGACATGGTTCTCATCTTGTCCGTTCAAAAGACTCGATATGAAGAGGGCTGGGTCGGTGCTGCCACTGTCATCTGGGCACTACTCACCAGTCTCTGGACTCTGGTGGTTGATCGAACTGTCAAATGGGGCaaagctgaggaagaggaacgcTTGACAGGCCGGGCGGAGACGAGACGAACCTTGTTCGAATGGTCTGAGGTCATGATTTCAACGGTCGCCTACGCCATCATGTCAGTGGCCGTATTCCTCATCACTTTAACCATTATCCTACGAGCCCTCGACGCTGGTGTGCCACACCCAGGAAAGCTGTATCCCGTTGATAACGGCAAATACCGCATTCATGTTTACTGCCACGGCAACAAGACTGACTCCAAGGGCAACGATCTCCCCACTGTATTGTTCGAAGCCGGCGAACGAACCGTAGAATACGACTTCTGGGGCTTTGCGGATAACGCCGTCAAGAACGGTTCCATTTCACGATACTGCTTCGCCGATCGACCTGGCTACGGGTGGTCAGATAACgcaccatctccatcatcagcaggCTTCGTGGTTGATACCCTCGGCGAGGCACTGGCTGGTGCTGGCGAGAGCGGACCATGGATACTCGCAAGTGCTGGAATCGGATCGATTTATTCAAGAGTCTTCTCAGCCCGCCACGGAGATCACATCAAAGGTCTGCTCCTTGTCGATCCCCTACATGAGGATCTTCTCGACGACGTTGCATCACCCGGCCGAGGATTCGTTCTCTGGCTCTGGGGCGTTATCTCCCCACTCGGTCTGGACCGAATCCCCGGTGCCATCTTCCGCGGACGAACAAGCCGCGACCGAGTACACGGACGATCGGCTCAGCAGAATGGCAAGTTCATCTTTGCCAAACTGCAGGAGAGTCTGGTCGCCGGTTCGTTCACTCGGCGAGATGCGCTGACCAGCCGTCAGATCCAGGACAAGGATACGCCGCTTGTTGTTATTAGCTCCGGCAAGCATATCAAGGATAGCCACACATGGGAGAAGAAACAGCGAGACCTGACCAAGTTGaccaagaacctcaagaacTGGGACATCGTCGATGGAGCACCCCATGAAGTTTGGAGGACTCTTGAGGGCCGAcagaagattgagaagagactCAAGGAGCTGGTGCATGCTTGA
- a CDS encoding hypothetical protein (BUSCO:EOG09260CKC), producing MASSYDDAMLGEHGHGHGDHSHDYHAQDMPPHADSNWQNGGQIYRTRTPDNGNYRPRPPASAPGTPNPPGWAEDQPPRKSAERNRSRGRSGRSASGQTRTCQACGEPLTGQFVRALDGTFHLDCFKCQDCGEIVASKFFPAEDENGRGQYPLCETDYFRRLGLLCYQCGGALRGSYITALDRKYHVDHFTCSLCSTIFGAQDSYYEHDGNVYCHYHYSTQFAQQCNGCQTAILKQFVEIFRNGQNQHWHPECYMIHKFWNVRLAQPTDARPALESSDDAAGRDLIRVEEERMEEKVFRIWSVLSTFEESSAACISDMLLHVSNGSYVEGVFVAKRFIWHVEILFQSADRLDETMVGLNEKGMSYGREAKLLCKKIVSFFSLLSKTQDNATHKLGVTQELLSLVTGLAHYLKLLIRICLQGALRLEREASASTGLYQFLDDLSDLDAIKNDDGQLSVTASGGKLSANDSDHCSLCHRSVEDECAKNGDLRWHLNCVKCTRCGRDVGRSLQEACLNALDRKIYCTNCAGANALPLEHVSKLQQYVFLLRVALARLLDILKANGTLPRSKDDNDNNGYGTGDGQGSDPRSRGGDSQSRGPGGSKRESSYENTLNDVRRLRSTRLDRHLSSSARQARSSRVMDTDGKGPRPGSSGDAGQGHGAQGSTDIMFGQNDGITLDDISRIVAVEQSRDLQQKAPQPFQDRSLDASSSNQGHLRTQSADRERTETVQERIGRRFFSELSGLEYFNVRHLAVLTMQPMIEQEFSLEELLSFIESRKQGASIWKNIGKAFKNDKSKNVKKKGVFGVPLEIIIERDGAESTDGVGPGTLRIPAVIDDIVSSMRKMDLSVEGVFRKNGNIKKQQGLVDTINAEGCDVVNFMEQPVVQLAALLKRYLRDLPDPLMTHKLYRLWISAAKISDPEKRKRCLHLTCCLLPKSHRDCLEILFSFLKWAGTFHQLDEDLGSKMDTRNLATVIAPNILTNPNRAPALDSEAMYVIDAVEMMITHIEEMCQVPDEILGLMNDPYIFTNSGDLTTKDILKRFQDRRGQISIADVNEVYNRQDNSTRPPARRVETDPAVWQGEATVRTIQDPSMPNPNNGHGTPPARFRGRNDLGNASPYGVNQFNQSDSQLDSAEHSRRREWRNSGMGRQGSGLGVSGNS from the exons ATGGCGTCGAGCTACGACGACGCCATGCTCGGCgagcatggccatggccatggcgaCCACTCCCACGATTATCACGCCCAGGACATGCCCCCGCATGCCGATTCAAACTGGCAGAACGGTGGTCAAATATACAGAACTCGCACACCCGACAACGGCAACTATCGACCGCGACCACCCGCATCCGCCCCAGGTACACCGAATCCCCCAGGATGGGCTGAGGACCAGCCGCCCCGCAAAAGTGCTGAGCGGAATAGATCGCGAGGTCGAAGTGGAAGATCCGCCAGCGGCCAGACAAGGACGTGCCAGGCGTGTGGCGAGCCCTTGACGGGTCAGTTTGTGCGAGCTCTTGATGGAACATTTCATCTTGATTGCTTCAAGTGCCAG GATTGCGGGGAGATTGTGGCCTCAAAATTCTTCCCTGCCGAAGACGAAAATGGCCGGGGACAATATCCTCTGTGCGAAACCGATTACTTTCGTCGACTTGGCCTCCTTTGCTACCAGTGCGGGGGAGCGCTCCGCGGCTCCTATATCACAGCCCTAGACCGAAAGTACCACGTCGATCATTTTACTTGCTCTTTATGTTCAACAATATTCGGCGCTCAGGATAGCTATTATGAACATGACGGAAACGTCTACTGCCATTATCATTATTCTACACAGTTCGCGCAGCAGTGCAATGGCTGCCAGACAGCCATTCTAAAGCAGTTTGTCGAGATCTTCAGAAATGGCCAAAACCAGCATTGGCACCCCGAGTGCTACATGATTCACAAATTCTGGAATGTGCGGTTAGCGCAACCTACGGACGCGCGACCCGCGCTCGAAAGTTCGGACGATGCTGCGGGCAGAGACCTTATCCGTGTGGAGGAAGAGCGCATGGAAGAGAAGGTGTTCCGTATATGGAGCGTCCTGTCGACTTTCGAAGAGTCCTCTGCTGCTTGCATATCTGACATGCTGCTTCATGTTAGCAATGGCTCATATGTTGAGGGTGTCTTTGTTGCCAAGCGCTTCATCTGGCACGTTGAGATATTGTTCCAGTCAGCAGATCGCCTAGATGAGACTATGGTCGGCTTGAACGAAAAAG GGATGTCATACGGCCGAGAAGCCAAACTATTATGCAAGAAGATcgtttccttcttctctctccttTCCAAGACACAAGACAACGCTACTCACAAACTCGGTGTCACACAAGAGCTGCTGTCCCTCGTCACAGGTCTTGCCCACTATCTCAAACTTTTAATTCGAATCTGCCTTCAGGGTGCCCTCCGTCTCGAGCGCGAAGCTAGCGCATCCACAGGCCTGTATCAGTTCCTGGACGATTTGAGCGACCTTGACGCAATAAAGAACGATGACGGTCAGCTGTCGGTGACTGCAAGCGGCGGAAAGCTCTCTGCCAACGACTCTGACCACTGTTCTCTCTGCCACAGGTCTGTCGAGGACGAGTGTGCCAAGAATGGCGACCTGAGGTGGCACCTGAACTGTGTTAAGTGCACGAGGTGCGGGCGAGATGTTGGACGATCTTTACAAGAGGCTTGTCTCAACGCATTGGATCGAAAGATATACTGCACCAACTGTGCCGGAGCCAACGCTTTACCACTCGAGCACGTCTCAAAACTGCAGCAATATGTTTTTCTACTTCGAGTCGCCTTGGCTCGGCTGTTGGATATTCTGAAAGCTAATGGAACTCTCCCACGATCCAAAGATGACAACGATAATAACGGATACGGTACAGGCGATGGTCAGGGAAGTGACCCGAGGtcaagaggaggagattCACAGTCACGTGGACCCGGTGGCAGCAAACGAGAGTCGTCTTATGAGAACACTCTCAATGATGTACGCAGGCTACGAAGTACGCGACTGGATAGGCACCTGTCGTCTAGTGCTCGACAAGCCCGAAGCTCTCGAGTGATGGACACTGATGGCAAGGGCCCTCGCCCAGGTTCGTCTGGTGATGCTGGGCAGGGCCACGGTGCACAAGGCTCGACCGACATTATGTTTGGACAAAATGATGGTATCACTTTGGATGATATCTCGAGGATAGTTGCTGTCGAGCAGTCTAGAGATCTGCAGCAGAAAGCACCACAGCCCTTTCAAGATCGATCGCTAGATGCATCTTCTTCGAACCAGGGTCATCTGCGGACGCAGTCAGCCGACCGAGAGCGCACCGAAACAGTGCAAGAGCGAATTGGGCGTAGATTTTTCTCTGAACTCTCTGGTCTCGAGTACTTCAACGTTCGCCATCTTGCCGTTCTCACCATGCAGCCCATGATTGAGCAAGAATTCTCACTGGAAGAACTACTGAGCTTCATTGAGTCGCGTAAACAGGGGGCGAGTATCTGGAAGAATATCGGAAAAGCCTTTAAGAATGATAAGAGCAAGAACGTCAAGAAAAAGGGTGTGTTCGGTGTACCTCTCGAGATAATCATCGAAAGGGATGGTGCGGAATCGACAGACGGTGTTGGTCCGGGCACGCTTCGAATCCCTGCTGTTATTGATGACATTGTATCGTCGATGCGTAAGATGGATCTCTCGGTTGAGGGCGTGTTCCGAAAGAAtggcaacatcaagaagcagcaagGCTTGGTGGATACCATCAACGCTGAAGGTTGTGACGTGGTCAACTTTATGGAACAGCCCGTCGTTCAGCTTGCTGCGCTTCTCAAACGCTACCTGCGAGATCTACCAGATCCGCTCATGACTCACAAGTTATACAGGCTATGGATCAGTGCAGCCAAGATTTCGGACCCTGAGAAGAGAAAGCGGTGCCTGCACTTGACCTGCTGTCTCCTACCAAAAAGCCACCGAGACTGCCTTGAGATTCTGTTCAGTTTCTTGAAATGGGCTGGAACGTTTCACCAGCTGGATGAAGACCTTGGTTCTAAGATGGATACGAGAAATCTTGCCACTGTCATTGCGCCTAATATCCTAACAAACCCCAACAGGGCACCTGCATTAGATAGCGAGGCTATGTACGTTATTGACGCCGTGGAAATGATGATTACACATATCGAGGAAATGTGCCAG GTTCCCGATGAGATCCTTGGCCTCATGAACGACCCTTATATCTTTACCAACAGTGGAGACCTCACGACGAAGGATATTCTGAAGCGATTCCAAGACCGACGGGGACAGATTTCTATTGCTGATGTGAACGAGGTCTACAACCGTCAGGATAACTCCACCCGACCACCAGCTCGGCGAGTAGAAACTGACCCAGCAGTTTGGCAGGGTGAAGCCACTGTTCGCACGATACAAGACCCTTCAATGCCTAACCCCAACAATGGGCATGGAACTCCCCCGGCGCGGTTCCGAGGACGAAACGATCTGGGCAATGCTTCGCCTTATGGGGTCAACCAGTTCAACCAGTCGGACAGTCAGCTCGACAGCGCCGAGCACAGCAGGAGGCGAGAATGGCGTAACTCTGGTATGGGACGTCAAGGCAGCGGACTTGGTGTGTCCGGCAACTCATGA
- a CDS encoding hypothetical protein (EggNog:ENOG41), whose product MARNSSDGVEILVHITAPSRATDDVSYRQLAQAYLAFEPHGRTQLPVIESETVEEQQRVPEGYQGAPSPSQTRVTTSFGRSFEITSQDLSFEGAIDNRSSPCLQREALARGAIPSSGHTGFGSINSWCAPASQISDSYPMPDAALLDVSPSRILQSYVRRTQSSQEPYSSPTAHKKRPPVPEFGHAVEIPSSLPPHSQEETWPLGASEITDIVPTTPQADKAAVVPIPSANTEVIAFEHLAPNITHVSGSVVSSHSPALSPRAGSEPPLTKRSKIGHLEHGDLVRSSSDTGPALSTRNSQGDQVSNSLEIRPPSPPVGVDDIDPADLISEKLAKLARDLSSRYRPTTNRDIEAFERGYWLINCSGWDPDVRFDTWVFLANYLKSGLAGWGTWCRRDKTHDWLRLYCWGHVAKHTYLLLYLASGRQVKTSGAKWYGADGEVALEIPPYEKQG is encoded by the coding sequence ATGGCAAGGAACAGCTCGGACGGGGTAGAGATTCTTGTCCACATCACAGCACCAAGTCGAGCAACCGATGATGTTTCATATCGACAGCTTGCCCAGGCTTATCTAGCCTTTGAGCCTCACGGGCGCACGCAACTACCCGTGATAGAATCGGAGACAGTTGAGGAACAACAGCGTGTGCCAGAAGGATACCAAGGAGCGCCATCGCCAAGTCAGACCAGGGTAACAACTTCGTTTGGACGATCATTTGAGATCACATCCCAGGATCTAAGTTTCGAAGGAGCTATAGACAATCGATCATCACCATGTCTACAGCGTGAGGCATTGGCTCGGGGTGCGATCCCCTCATCAGGCCATACTGGTTTCGGGTCAATCAACTCCTGGTGTGCGCCTGCGAGTCAAATCAGTGACTCGTATCCCATGCCAGATGCTGCGCTCTTGGACGTTTCACCGTCACGTATACTACAGAGCTACGTCCGAAGAACTCAGTCATCGCAGGAACCATATTCATCGCCAACTGCGCATAAGAAGCGTCCTCCGGTACCAGAGTTTGGACACGCTGTTGAAATTCCCTCCTCCCTACCACCTCACAGTCAAGAAGAAACTTGGCCTCTCGGGGCGTCTGAAATCACAGATATCGTACCTACGACACCACAAGCAGACAAAGCAGCAGTGGTTCCCATACCCTCGGCGAATACAGAGGTGATAGCCTTCGAGCATTTGGCCCCGAATATAACTCATGTTTCTGGCAGTGTGGTTAGCAGCCACTCACCAGCTCTATCCCCTCGTGCAGGGTCGGAACCCCCACTAACAAAACGATCCAAGATTGGACACTTGGAGCATGGTGATCTTGTCAGAAGCTCTAGCGATACAGGGCCAGCTCTATCAACGAGAAACTCGCAGGGGGACCAAGTCAGCAATAGCTTGGAAATCCGGCCACCATCGCCACCCGTGGGTGTTGACGACATTGATCCTGCAGACCTGATATCTGAGAAGCTCGCGAAACTCGCCCGCGATCTGTCGTCGAGATATCGTCCGACGACAAACCGCGATATCGAAGCGTTCGAACGAGGATACTGGCTTATCAACTGCAGCGGCTGGGACCCAGATGTCCGCTTTGATACTTGGGTTTTCCTCGCTAATTATCTCAAGAGTGGTTTGGCGGGTTGGGGAACCTGGTGCCGTAGAGACAAAACCCACGACTGGTTACGCCTGTATTGCTGGGGACATGTCGCGAAACATACTTACTTGCTTTTGTATCTTGCAAGTGGAAGACAGGTCAAGACAAGTGGTGCGAAGTGGTATGGAGCAGATGGTGAAGTTGCTCTGGAAATCCCGCCTTATGAGAAGCAGGGATAA
- a CDS encoding hypothetical protein (EggNog:ENOG41) has product MLTSVGRAAVHRAQTARLSASAPSAAQLLCRQSAIKIALPIRSFTVSAWSPSPASGDKVAKKTTTTTTKKATLTTKSKSKATDSKSKSQTKAKPNPKATAPKPKKAKKEVDPEKAKKLEIRELKKWALKDKLAMLPASTWTLFTSENQGNLSGTGGITQQMTELSEKFRQLTESEQQELHRRAVANRQKNLATYKAWVETHEPARIYLANKARRRLAFLTGKPVKPISDERLPLRPTGSYSLYLIDNWNKSHAESNQTKFKEIGESWKDVTPTEKALYEQRAADSSVKYKAEIEKLDARAKVIQETGLA; this is encoded by the exons ATGCTCACTTCCGTGGGCCGGGCCGCCGTCCATCGCGCTCAGACAGCCCGCCTTTCTGCTTCCGCTCCCTCTGCCGCTCAATTGCTCTGTCGCCAGTCGGCCATAAAGATTGCGCTCCCCATCCGAAGCTTCACCGTCTCAGCATGGTCCCCCTCTCCTGCCTCCGGCGATAAGGTCGccaagaagacgacgaccaCCACCACTAAGAAGGCTACCCTCACCACCAAATCCAAGTCTAAGGCGACTGATAGCAAGTCCAAGTCCCAGACTAAGGCGAAGCCTAACCCCAAGGCTACTGCgccaaagcccaagaaggccaagaaagagGTTGATccagagaaggccaagaagctcgaaaTCCGGGAGCTCAAGAAATGGGCGCTCAAAGACAAGCTGGCTATGCTTCCAGCCAGCACTTGGACCCTTTTCACGTCCGAGAACCAAGGGAACCTCTCAGGAACTGGTGGAATCACCCAGCAGATGACTGAGCTGTCTGAGAAGTTCCGTCAACTGACCGAATCCGAGCAACAA GAGCTCCATCGCAGGGCTGTTGCCAACCGCCAGAAGAATCTCGCGACTTATAAAGCTTGGGTTGAGACTCATGAGCCGGCGCGCATTTACTTGGCTAACAAAGCCCGCCGCCGCCTCGCTTTCCTAACTGGCAAGCCTGTCAAGCCAATCTCAGATGAGCGTCTGCCCCTGCGTCCTACAGGCTCTTACTCCCTCTACCTTATCGACAACTGGAACAAAAGCCATGCTGAGAGTAACCAGACCAAGTTCAAAGAAATTGGCGAGTCCTGGAAGGACGTGACCCCTACTGAGAAGGCCCTATATGAGCAGCGTGCCGCTGATTCATCTGTCAAGTACAAggccgagattgagaagcttgacgcGCGCGCAAAGGTCATCCAGGAAACTGGACTTGCCTAG
- a CDS encoding hypothetical protein (BUSCO:EOG09263XZN~EggNog:ENOG41~MEROPS:MER0001711) has protein sequence MDHRPQAWGRPRDDVYGAYDASFMTDNGPKQNTQQPIVTGTSVIAVKFKDGVVMAADNLASYGSLARFTDVKRLRSFAESSVVGFSGDISDMQYLDRHLIDLSLDEAYTSPDAPRLNAANLHRYLAKLLYRRRSKFDPLWNHLLVAGLDDDDKPFLAAADLLGSTYSAPSLATGFGSMLAQPIMRRHVPDEETAQNLEKEEAIKIIKECMKVLYYRDARSLDSYSMAVVTKEGVELTDGLQLEAQSWAFAERIRGYGTQTV, from the exons ATGGATCACCGTCCGCAAGCTTGGGGTCGT CCTAGAGACGATGTTTACGGTGCCTACGATGCCTCTTTCATGACCGATAATGGCCCCAAGCAAAACACCCAACAGCCCATCGTCACTGGTACCTCCGTCATCGccgtcaagttcaaggatggaGTTGTCATGGCTGCTGATAACCTAG CGTCATATGGCTCTCTGGCCCGATTCACCGATGTCAAGCGACTCCGCTCCTTCGCCGAGTCCTCGGTCGTTGGCTTCAGCGGCGACATTTCCGACATGCAGTATCTCGACCGCCATCTCATCGACCTCTCCCTCGACGAGGCCTACACATCCCCCGACGCTCCCCGTCTCAATGCCGCAAACCTCCACCGCTACCTCGCCAAGCTGCTTTACCGCCGACGCTCCAAGTTCGACCCCCTGTGGAACCATCTCCTTGTTGCTGGcctcgacgacgatgacaagCCATTCCTTGCCGCTGCCGACCTACTCGGCAGTACCTACAGTGCCCCTAGTCTGGCTACGGGCTTCGGTTCCATGCTAGCCCAGCCTATCATGCGTCGTCATGTCCCCGACGAGGAGACCGCACAGAActtggagaaggaggaggctatcaagatcatcaaggaaTGTATGAAGGTTCTATACTACCGCGATGCCCGTAGTTTGGACTCTTACTCGATGGCTGTCGTCACAAAGGAAGGAGTGGAGCTCACCGATGGTCTGCAGCTCGAGGCTCAGAGCTGGGCCTTTGCCGAGAGAATTCGCGGATATGGTACTCAAACTGTCTAG
- the GFA1 gene encoding glutamine--fructose-6-phosphate transaminase (isomerizing) (EggNog:ENOG41~BUSCO:EOG09260SRF~MEROPS:MER0012158), with product MCGIFGYINYLVEKDRKFIIDTLVNGLSRLEYRGYDSAGLAIDGDKKNEVLAFKEVGKVAKLRKLIDESDLDLEKIFDSHAGIAHTRWATHGPPSTINCHPHRSDVNWEFTVVHNGIITNYKELKTLLQAKGFKFETETDTECIAKLTKYIHDQHPSIGFTDLAKAVIQELEGAYGLLIKSVHYPHEVIAARKGSPLVIGVKTERRMKVDFVDVEYSDENAALPAEAASQNVAIKKNDLLSPDAGLLGAADKSLLHRSQSRAFMTDDGMPMPTEFFLSSDPSAIVEHTKKVMYLEDDDIAHIHEGSLNIHRLKKADGSSNVRTIQTLELELQEIMKGKFDHFMQKEIFEQPESVVNTMRGRLDIANKTVTLGGLRSYISTIRRCRRIIFIACGTSYHSCMAVRGVFEELAEIPIAVELASDFLDRQAPVFRDDTCVFVSQSGETADSLMALRYCLERGALTVGIVNVVGSSISLLTHCGVHINAGPEIGVASTKAYTSQFIAMVMFALSLSEDRASKKARREEIMEGLSNVSAQIKSILELDSSIKKLCENFKNQKSLLLLGRGSQFSTALEGALKIKEISYLHCEAVMSGELKHGVLALVDENLPIIMILTRDDLFKKSLNAYQQVIARGGKPIVICNPSDEEFKSSEAEKIEIPKTVDVLQGLLNVIPLQLIAYWLAVLEGLNVDFPRNLAKSVTVE from the exons ATGTG TGGTATTTTCGGATACATCAACTACCTGGTGGAGAAGGACCGcaagttcatcatcgacaCTCTTGTCAACG GCCTGTCCCGTCTCGAGTACCGTGGATATGACTCTGCTGGTCTAGCCATCGAcggcgacaagaagaacgaggTTCTCGCTTTCAAGGAGGTTGGCAAGGTCGCCAAGCTCCGAAAGCTTATTGACGAGTCcgacctcgacctcgagAAGATCTTTGATTCACATGCCGGCATTGCCCACACCCGATGGGCTACTCACGGTCCTCCTTCCACCATCAACTGCCACCCCCACCG ATCTGACGTTAACTGGGAGTTCACCGTTGTCCACAAtggtatcatcaccaactaCAAGGAGTTGAAGACTCTTCTCCAGGCCAAGGGCTTCAAGTtcgagaccgagaccgacACTGAGTGCATCGCAAAGCTCACCAAGTACATCCACGACCAGCACCCCTCCATTGGCTTCACCGACCTTGCCAAGGCCGTCATCCAGGAGCTCGAGGGTGCTTatggtcttctcatcaagtcCGTCCACTACCCCCATGAGGTTATCGCCGCCCGAAAGGGTTCTCCTCTCGTCATCGGTGTCAAGACCGAGCGTCGCATGAAGGTTGACTTTGTCGATGTCGAGTATTCTGACGAGAACGCTGCCCTCCCCGCCGAGGCCGCTTCCCAGAATgttgccatcaagaagaacgaccTTCTGTCTCCCGACGCTGGTCTTCTCGGTGCCGCCGACAAGTCTCTCCTCCATCGATCTCAGTCTCGTGCTTTCATGACTGATGATGGCATGCCCATGCCCACTGagttcttcctctcctccgACCCTTCGGCCATTGTCGAGCACACCAAGAAGGTCATGTAccttgaggatgacgacaTTGCCCACATCCATGAGGGCTCCCTCAACATCCACCGCCTCAAGAAGGCCGATGGCAGCTCCAACGTCCGAACCATCCAGACTCTTGAGCTCGAGCTCCAGGAGATCATGAAGGGCAAGTTCGACCACTTCATGCAGAAGGAGATTTTCGAGCAGCCCGAGTCCGTCGTCAACACCATGCGTGGTCGTCTCGATATTGCCAACAAGACCGTCACCCTTGGCGGTCTCCGCTCTTACATCTCCACCATTCGCCGATGCCGCcgcatcatcttcattgcCTGCGGTACTTCTTACCACTCTTGCATGGCTGTCCGTGGTGTctttgaggagcttgctgaGATCCCCATCGCCGTTGAGCTGGCTTCCGATTTCCTCGACCGACAGGCCCCTGTCTTCCGTGACGACACCTGCGTCTTTGTCTCCCAGTCTGGTGAGACTGCCGACTCCCTCATGGCTCTCCGCTACTGCTTGGAGCGCGGTGCCCTGACTGTCGGTATCGTCAACGTTGTCGGCTCCTCCATTTCTCTCCTCACACACTGTGGTGTCCACATCAACGCCGGTCCTGAGATCGGTGTCGCCTCCACCAAGGCTTATACCTCTCAGTTCATCGCCATGGTCATGTTTGCTCTGTCTCTGAGCGAGGATCGTGCTTCCAAGAAGGCTCGCCGCGAGGAGATCATGGAGGGTCTCTCCAACGTCTCTGCCCAGATCAAGTCCATCCTCGAGCTTGACTCTtccatcaagaagctttgcgagaacttcaagaaccagaagtctctcctccttctcggaCGTGGCAGCCAGTTCTCCACTGCTCTTGAGGGTGCCCTCAAGATTAAGGAAATCTCCTACCTTCACTGCGAGGCCGTCATGTCCGGTGAGCTGAAGCACGGTGTCCTGGCTCTGGTTGACGAGAACctccccatcatcatgatcctCACCCGTGACGATCTGTTTAAGAAGTCACTCAACGCCTATCAGCAGGTTATTGCTCGCGGTGGTAAGCCCATCGTTATCTGCAACCCCTCTGATGAGGAGTTCAAGTCTTCTGAAGCcgagaagatcgagatcCCCAAGACGGTCGACGTTCTCCAGGGTCTCCTCAACGTTATCCCTCTCCAGCTCATTGCCTACTGGCTTGCCGTTCTTGAGGGTCTCAACGTTGATTTCCCTCGTAACTTGGCCAAGTCGGTCACTGTCGAGTAA